In the Arachis ipaensis cultivar K30076 chromosome B10, Araip1.1, whole genome shotgun sequence genome, one interval contains:
- the LOC107620050 gene encoding uncharacterized protein LOC107620050, which translates to MHMEISVGNLLAVANLFVILSLSASSEIFTYYGRIAEIEKHCSSYLSLASKLSPDANRGSRIKRELSFTYGDWEQEDGNATLMPFSRRNSFEDSLTLKLVSFKVVDVSSVPHFENTVSLGGIMSIGISDEGSYFPSHKYFSFTKRPGLSVLKIAFEGVYLQSNENGNEHLMCLLGNTTLPVPIPEPFNYDYNGHLLDYTLLQDDQILLVLRYPPTFNLTSRVMRGEMRSLNQEGSLAYFDNVHISSQLNHHFSYQFSSELKSRSCDLYPYQQELTTYGAKSFDSSFSFCRFLRQVIERPFDILQNYNDRHVAGKLGPFQLGKEFSSNWTHQNFRLLFQNLICEEETSNNIVQTTRVSAVLRAFPASFPIFAWQGRTGLSGLTLSAEGTWDSLTRKLCMTGCVNSVLDSEECNYQISLHFPNVFSIKQRSVLLGSIYSIKNETNTSFLPLLFDSLRGPSDLKSLGLYNNPYYNYSKVELAAANKKKSPPSKLFTFIKKFLKYPTLVDGLDLHAQLNFLSNKLNFHGCAVHHQSMSNQKSRVDIQMEVLSLDTSYQHETTEPEEKNLINISLHLAFSEGYLVESEVLFPYFLEGVYDPLAGDMHLSGCRKVSPNDNSSFQPGLDCMVEVKVQYPSESTRWLMYPSVEMTITSQRSEEDALHFRTITLKTLRISYNEHEQDYALMKTFEGVLRLLISLAAVAIIWNQLRYMNSNDSCIPYISHGTLALLMFGYGAELIMSTEILFESNQHSIRNLPYELQTPRILLLLVSLLLTIKQYQKVSKAKNMANGYYFVPAMSVIMKTLALKMQDLFLMPQVIENMACSSQVRPLRKTYYFGLTLLRLVIHFYYYIRDPCPFNYDGGDALIYNQVGSILFYIYDIMIPIIMILFASVVYIQQSWNYLKPRNP; encoded by the coding sequence ATGCACATGGAAATTTCTGTTGGAAATCTTCTTGCCGTTGCAAACCTCTTCGTGATCCTAAGTTTATCTGCTTCTTCAGAAATCTTCACCTACTATGGCCGTATTGCTGAAATAGAAAAACATTGCAGCTCATACTTATCATTGGCTTCTAAGTTAAGCCCTGATGCCAATAGAGGTAGCAGAATCAAGAGAGAACTTTCTTTCACCTATGGAGATTGGGAGCAGGAGGATGGAAATGCAACCTTGATGCCATTCAGCCGACGCAACAGTTTTGAGGACAGTTTAACCTTAAAACTAGTCTCTTTCAAAGTGGTGGATGTTAGTTCAGTCCCTCACTTTGAAAATACAGTTAGTCTTGGAGGCATAATGTCCATAGGCATATCTGATGAAGGTTCATATTTCCCAAGTCACAAATATTTTTCTTTCACAAAAAGGCCTGGCTTATCTGTTCTCAAAATTGCATTTGAAGGTGTATACTTACAAAGCAATGAGAATGGGAATGAGCATTTGATGTGTCTCTTGGGAAACACAACTTTACCAGTACCAATACCAGAACCATTCAACTATGACTATAATGGTCATCTTCTAGATTACACCCTTTTGCAAGATGATCAGATTTTACTTGTTCTTCGGTACCCTCCAACGTTCAATTTGACAAGTAGAGTTATGAGAGGCGAAATGCGGAGCTTGAACCAAGAAGGAAGCTTGGCATACTTTGATAATGTTCATATTTCTTCCCAGCTGAATCACCACTTCAGCTATCAATTCAGCTCTGAATTGAAGTCCAGATCTTGTGATCTTTATCCATATCAACAAGAGTTGACAACATATGGAGCAAAATCGTTTGATAGCAGCTTTAGTTTCTGCAGGTTTCTCAGGCAAGTTATAGAACGACCTTTTGATATTCTCCAAAACTATAATGATAGACATGTTGCTGGCAAACTAGGCCCTTTTCAACTCGGAAAAGAATTTAGTTCTAATTGGACTCACCAAAACTTTAGGCTGCTCTTTCAGAATCTTATCTGTGAGGAGGAAACATCTAACAATATTGTCCAAACTACAAGAGTTTCTGCAGTTCTAAGAGCATTTCCTGCATCATTTCCTATATTTGCATGGCAAGGTAGAACGGGTCTCTCAGGCCTGACTCTATCTGCAGAAGGAACATGGGATTCCTTAACAAGAAAACTTTGCATGACTGGGTGTGTTAATTCAGTGTTAGACTCAGAGGAATGCAACTACCAGATATCTTTACACTTTCCAAATGTGTTCTCCATCAAGCAGAGGAGTGTATTGCTAGGTAGCATATATAGCATCAAAAATGAAACAAATACATccttcttgcctttgttgtttGATTCACTAAGGGGCCCTTCAGATCTCAAGAGCCTTGGTTTGTATAACAATCCATATTATAATTACTCAAAGGTTGAGCTAGCTGCAGCAAACAAAAAGAAGAGTCCACCCTCCAAATTGTTCACCTTTATCAAGAAGTTCTTGAAGTATCCAACTCTGGTGGATGGACTAGATTTGCATGCTCAGCTAAATTTCCTCTCCAATAAACTCAATTTCCATGGGTGTGCAGTTCATCATCAATCCATGAGCAATCAGAAGTCAAGGGTCGATATTCAGATGGAAGTACTTTCACTTGATACTTCATATCAACATGAAACAACAGAACCAGAAGAGAAGAACCTCATTAACATATCATTACATCTGGCGTTCTCTGAAGGATATTTGGTTGAAAGTGAAGTTCTTTTCCCTTACTTCTTGGAAGGTGTTTATGATCCCTTAGCGGGTGATATGCATCTAAGTGGTTGCAGAAAGGTTTCACCAAATGATAACAGCAGTTTTCAGCCTGGGCTAGATTGTATGGTAGAAGTTAAGGTTCAGTATCCATCTGAATCAACAAGATGGCTGATGTATCCCTCAGTTGAAATGACCATTACTAGCCAAAGGAGCGAAGAAGATGCGCTGCATTTCAGGACTATCACGCTCAAAACTCTAAGGATTTCATACAATGAGCATGAACAGGACTATGCCTTGATGAAAACCTTTGAAGGTGTTCTAAGGCTTCTGATTTCCCTAGCAGCAGTAGCCATAATTTGGAACCAACTTCGTTACATGAATTCAAATGATAGCTGCATTCCTTACATCTCTCATGGAACGCTTGCTCTGTTGATGTTTGGTTATGGTGCAGAGTTGATAATGTCCACTGAGATCCTCTTTGAATCAAACCAACATTCTATTAGAAATTTGCCTTATGAATTGCAAACCCCAAGAATTCTTCTCCTGTTGGTTTCTTTGCTTCTTACTATAAAACAGTATCAAAAGGTGTCGAAAGCTAAGAACATGGCAAATGGTTATTACTTTGTACCTGCAATGTCAGTGATCATGAAGACTCTGGCCCTGAAGATGCAAGATTTATTTTTGATGCCTCAAGTCATTGAGAACATGGCGTGTAGTAGTCAAGTGAGGCCTTTGAGGAAAACATACTATTTTGGACTCACATTGCTGAGGTTGGTTATACATTTCTATTACTACATCAGAGATCCATGTCCATTCAATTATGATGGTGGTGATGCATTAATCTACAACCAAGTGGGATCAATTTTGTTTTACATTTATGATATCATGATTCCCATCATTATGATCTTATTTGCTTCTGTGGTCTACATTCAACAAAGCTGGAACTATCTAAAACCAAGAAATCCTTAA